The Halotia branconii CENA392 region AATTCATGACATGATCGAAAGTAAAAAACAACTAGCAGAACAAGTAGTTAGTGCGGGTGAAGAGTGGTTAACTGAAATGGATACAGACCAACTGCGTAACTTATTAATCCTTGACCGTAGCGCAGTCATTGAAGAGGATGAAGGGTAATTTCTGATTTCGATTAAGACAAGAGACACAAGAAGTCACTGTCTCTACGAAGGATTGGTTATTGTAAAGACGGCGATTTACTATATCTTTGTTCTAAACACCAACTTTCGAGTTCTGAACATCAACTTTCGTGTTTGGAACACCAACTGTCGCGTTCTAAACACCAACTTTCGAGTTCTGAACATCAATTTCCGAGTTCAGAACACCAACTTTCGCATTCCAAACACTAACTTCCGAGTTCTAAACACCAACTTCCGAGTTCTAAACACCAACTTCCGAGTTCTAAACACCAACTTCCGAGTTCTAAACACCAACTTCCGAGTTCTAAACACCAACTTTCGCGTTTGGAACATAAACTATCGAGTTCAGAACATAAACTTCCGCGTTCAGAACACCAACTTCCACGTTCTGGGAATGCCGTGAGAAAATTATACAATCTTATAAAGTGTGAATCTTGTGTGTCTTGGCACTCAGAGCAGCTATAGAGCTAATCCCACAAGCATTAATTAGATATTTTTCTATTTAAAAATCTATTAGACTTATTTCTTATCTAACTCTATGGATGACCAAGAAGCACTACAGCAAACTCTCAACCGCGCCCGTCGCGCCCTCCAGATATTAGAAAACCAAAAAGCTGGTTATGGAATTAGAGTTCCAGTAGATTTGCAGATTGAACTAGAGGAGAAACAAAAAGAAGTCACCAGCCTAGAGGCACGATTGAGTCAGTTACAAAAAAAGCGCCCAGAAAGTGTACCTGATAATCTAGCAGACTATAATCATCAATCTTCCACACATCAGCCACCAGAAAGTCAAGAAAAAGAAGTTTTTATTTCCTACACCTGGCGAGATAATCACAGCGAACCATTTGTACAACAACTAGAAAAAGCATTTCAGGCAAAAGGCATTACAATCATTCGGGATAAAAATGTAGTTGGCTACAAACAACGATTTCAAAAGTTCATGCAGCGATTGAGCCGGGGCAAATGCGTAATTGTGGTAATCAGCGACCAATATTTAAAATCTGAAAATTGCATGTATGAACTAGTCGAAATTGCCAAGAAGGGCAACCTTTATCATCGAATTTTCCCCATAGTTTTAGCAGATGCCCAAATTTATCAGCCGATTGCAAGAATTAAATATATTGAGTATTGGGAAAAGCAAATTCAAGACTTAAATAACGCGATGAAAACAGTTAACGCTGCTAATTTACAGGGATTTCGAGAAGAAATTGATCTATATACTGAAATTCGTAATATGTTTGCTAATCTCATCAAGCTGCTGAAAGATATGAATACTTTGACACAAGACATTCATATACAATCAAACTTTGAGGCACTGCTCAAGGCAATTGAAGAAACTTTAGATGAGTAAACTAACTAATAGCATCTGCGGGGCTGCAAGATCCCCGACTTCTTCAAGAAGTCGGGGATCTGACCACCAATTTATTCTTATCCAAATTCTATGGACGATCAAGAAGCACTACAGCGAACTCTCAACCGCGCCCGTCGCGCCCTCCAGATATTAGAAGAAGAAAAAGCTGGTTTTGGAATTAGAGTTCCAGTGGATTTGCAAATCGAACTGGAGGAAAAACAAAAAGAAGTCACCAGCCTAGAGGCGCGATTAAGCCAGCTACAGGGAAATCACCTAGCAAGTTTACCTGATAATTTGCCCCGCTATAACGATGTATTTGTGGGACGAAAAGTAGAAATTAAGCGTTGTTTAGAAGCACTTTCACCAGAAGAACGGGGTTGGGGTGTGGCAATTGACGGTATTGGTGGGATGGGCAAAACAGCCTTGGCGCTGGAGGTAGCCCACAAAGCCCGTGATCAAGCCCTATTTGATGCCTACCTGTTTGTTTCTGCCAAAACCACTTGGCTTTCAGCTGAGGGAGTGCGGCAAGAAACCCTTGCCCTGTCTTCTCTCGATAGCTTCTGCCGGGAATTTGCCAAGGAATTGGGACACGCGGATATTGTCACAATGACTGATGCCACAGAACGCCGCCGCGCCCTTCTCGATGCCCTGCGGGGACGGCGCACCCTGTTGATTTGGGACAACCTAGAAACTCTGAATACAGAAGAACGCGAAATGATTGCCGAGTTTCTGCGGAAACTGCCCACCCCCAACAAAGCCATCATTACCAGCCGCCGCCGGACTGGAGAAAGCGCCCTCACCATTCGCTTAGATCGTCTCTTAGAAGCAGAAGCTTTGGAATTAATGCAAACCAAGGGACGTTTATACCCCCGCCTAGCCCAGGAACTAAAGACAACCAAGCCAGAAATATTAACCGCCTTGTATGAAGCCGCTGGTGGCAACCCCCTAGCTTTGGATTGGACATTGGGACAGGTGGCACATAAAGGTTACTCTCTCAGTGTTGCCCTAGAACGGTTGCGGAATGCTGCCAACTCTGCCGACCTCTACGGCTTTCTCTTTGCTGATGCTGCTCAAACTCTTTCTGAAAAAGATCGCACAGTATTATCTGCCCTAGTTGTATTTCTGACACCAGCAAAAACCGCAGCATTGGCAGATGCTACAGATTTAGTCATCACTGAGATTCAAGTTTGTTTAGAGCGGTTAGTTACTTTATCTTTGGTGAATGACTTGGATGACGAACGCTTTGGACTGCACCCCCTCACTCGCACCTATATTCGAGCAGCGATAGTTGGGACAGATACTATAGGGACACAGCCGCTAGCAGGTGGAATTAGTTTTGACTCTGCTGCCCAACGCAAAGTTCTAAGTTACTGGGTGAATTATGCCCAGAAGTACGGGGGTGACGGCAAAAATGCTTACAAAACATACGACAAGCTAGAAGCCGAGTGGCAGAATCTAGAGGGCGTAGCTACAACCCTGCGGGAGATGACAGGCATCCCTGGTGCATTGAAAGATCGACAGGCTGCCCAGATGCTCATCGA contains the following coding sequences:
- a CDS encoding toll/interleukin-1 receptor domain-containing protein codes for the protein MDDQEALQQTLNRARRALQILENQKAGYGIRVPVDLQIELEEKQKEVTSLEARLSQLQKKRPESVPDNLADYNHQSSTHQPPESQEKEVFISYTWRDNHSEPFVQQLEKAFQAKGITIIRDKNVVGYKQRFQKFMQRLSRGKCVIVVISDQYLKSENCMYELVEIAKKGNLYHRIFPIVLADAQIYQPIARIKYIEYWEKQIQDLNNAMKTVNAANLQGFREEIDLYTEIRNMFANLIKLLKDMNTLTQDIHIQSNFEALLKAIEETLDE
- a CDS encoding tetratricopeptide repeat protein; its protein translation is MDDQEALQRTLNRARRALQILEEEKAGFGIRVPVDLQIELEEKQKEVTSLEARLSQLQGNHLASLPDNLPRYNDVFVGRKVEIKRCLEALSPEERGWGVAIDGIGGMGKTALALEVAHKARDQALFDAYLFVSAKTTWLSAEGVRQETLALSSLDSFCREFAKELGHADIVTMTDATERRRALLDALRGRRTLLIWDNLETLNTEEREMIAEFLRKLPTPNKAIITSRRRTGESALTIRLDRLLEAEALELMQTKGRLYPRLAQELKTTKPEILTALYEAAGGNPLALDWTLGQVAHKGYSLSVALERLRNAANSADLYGFLFADAAQTLSEKDRTVLSALVVFLTPAKTAALADATDLVITEIQVCLERLVTLSLVNDLDDERFGLHPLTRTYIRAAIVGTDTIGTQPLAGGISFDSAAQRKVLSYWVNYAQKYGGDGKNAYKTYDKLEAEWQNLEGVATTLREMTGIPGALKDRQAAQMLIDLENALDLFLWFRGYWDERVRLGEWRYQAGKALSQWSDAGWGAYNVAWIHYNRAETERATSWAAQMAEAMECGGSRRDKAVAIQLQGNIASQRQEFAEAERLHQEALAIYRELGDEECQAIALNWLGGVARSQKQYDRAESYYKQALAIAEKLSLKQEQAYISGNLGNLALDRDRPTEARRWYEHQLALTQEVGRQDQIAAAQEGIALVLEEEGRYTEALSLAQAALEIREHLRDQNLDFSRQLVERLRRKAE